gtacctctatactctacagacgtggcttcaCAACCTGCACCTgtcactaaacgtaaacaaaagtgcagtccttgtttttccgctttccaggccgttacagttatcattagtatatgaacagagaaccattcctcaggtagagtcgcttaaatacttgggtatcacatatgacggaaaactgaactggcgttctcacatagaaAATATTGGAACGAAGGCGACACGAGCCATAGGTTTACTACGTAGAGTCAGTAACCGACGctctggtatgcgaagtgacacattaattatgatttatcgtatgtatgtacgaccgatcctagaatttggttgtgttttgttctccggaagtgcaaaatataaattaaggcCCCTTGctctgttagaaagagaagctcttcgactatgtttaggtcttcctaaattcgttgctaataatgtattataccaggaagcgcgcctacctactcttcacacacgattccgcatgcttagggttcaaacctacttaagagcttatgattcttcgctacgacgtggacaatatgcatttattagtgaaccagGTCCATTTTTTGAGACCACGTGGTCACGGTTCCATACCCcgcaagttgtatttgtgcaagcgcaattagcacctttaaatgttcgccttagagaaataattccgctcgATAGGTCTCCGCGGGGTCACTGAAAAtaaaatttgcagacatttttccacacaatgcgaaatttctgcccacaacatatatgaatgaccgtttacaagattatttggcccgtttcaaaataaacgtaattgcgaccgatgcttcttcgtgtgaagagaaggcaggtgtgggtatctactcaccatccctcaaTTGGTccttttcacttcgcctaccagattacacatcagtttttcatgccgaacttctggctatagttcttgccttgcggaAATTACCCATTCATATTACAAGagttattatcgtcacagattctctgtctgtatgcagcgcacttactgcgtctacaaagtcgCCAACCGgaaacacgttttattcattagctccaccTCACTTAAGTTTAGTGCATATAGTATGGGTCCCTGGCCACCGAGACATTGATATAAATGAAAAAGCCGATTCCTTAGCAAGAGCTTCTTTAGCAGGTCCTGTGCTatttgtgctgccggcaactgcgcacattactgcagccagatatcGCAGATTTTCTTTGAGCGAGGACGAAAAAGctctgtcattagcaaaatcttcagattttttacaattaaattattcttggaaccggcaatggtgtcctaaccggaaatttgaagtttcattaacTAGGCTGCGTTGCCGCATTCCatcacttaatttttacttgcacagatgtggtctggcggtatcccctctatgctacctctgtgtcaggagtgacaagcgtAAACGAAGAAagaggacgaggaagaaggagtggagCGGGCacgtggagccgccatcttggagaaggggcgcgcgcagggaaggacgtggtggccgggcgcagcgttccaggagaagacggccggagatcgcctctctgggttCTGCCCCAGGTCCTAGGGGgacacatcgacgtcccgcccgagtaccaggctcggcgagcagatgtccgacgtccccggaactaccgctggcccggacctacctgccaggGCACGTCAGCGTTTGTGCCGCTGAACGTAGACGCACGGAGGCTGACTACAGCCAGTCACCATCCCATCCAGAGAACTaagctgggccggcgcgcaccgggagcgccagccggcacgagccgcgctctgccggagcgcgacagctcctcagcgaccgtgctttcgtcacgtcggccggggcatcggtgacgccggTCACCAACACCGACTAAGGACTACCAGATTACAAAGAtggaccacagaccgggggacgccgatacccgcgtcgaacagaaccggtacgATAAGCGCCCctactacagcgaatagacgatcgcctcacagacgtttgtaaacgcggtagtgtgagCGGAAAGCTTAGGAAGGGAGGACGCATTCTGTGTGCAATAAGTGTCAAAAGTTACCCTGTGTTCCTGTAGTTAAAAGTCCATATTGAATTAATGTTACGTGTgctgcatcttgcgttcgtgtgttccttctGCCCGCTCAAGCtagcgtaccaggcgttaacgtatGCGTGACACTCTGTAATGAACCAGAATCTATAGACCATTTTTTATTATCATGCCGGCGGCTTTCTAAccatcgaaaactatgtctagaaattccacttcaaaattttAGAAATTTTAGCTTGTTTCGAGTATGAAGGGGTACAATCTTGAATATATACCTAGGGATGAGCAAAGCAACCCAGACGAAGGACAAAAAGAAGTGCACAATACCAGCGCAGACatacaactggtttattttttcaaacaataAATTAAATATACAGAGAATCTGACCATGTGATGAAGTGATGCGTACAAGTGGTTAAAGGGTGTCAGcctcttgccattcaaaaattgCATTTCTTTATCACGAGGAaagatagaagtctggctgacgccCGTGCCTGAGTTTACATGCATGATGTAGGTTTCCGCAATCTAGCGGTCgatttgctttccttttttataAAATGATTCAGTTTTTTCGAACAAAGGTTTCCGTGGGCAATTTCAACAATGCGTGGCCAGATTCGAGCCTCTTGCATTCCTGATCGCATTTTGGTGCTCCCTGAGGCGGATGTTTAGGCCGCGTTCCGTATGCGCAAAGTACTTTTTTGCAGCACAAAAGTGGAATAGTGTAGACAACTCCAGCCCCATGTGTTTCATGCGCCATATGGCCTTCGATGCCTGTTTAGTTCTATTGACGCGATTGCAAATTTTGTTTAACGAGTTTTTATCTGAAAAGACGACTTGAACAGCACATTTCATGGCTTACTCTTTTAACCCATGCCCCGTCTGATGTGCATTATGAGATGACTGCAAACTTTTTTGCCGCTCAATCTGTTTCTGgggttaggatggatagttgggcgtgttggttaagcatgatttctgaagtgaaggcgctaaaaagacggaggacaaagaagaaacacacacacacagggcgccacttccaacaatgtttattcagaaaaaaacgccactgatttatactaggagcgtaatcacagtttctcagggcgcattcgcgtttgggtagaacagttctttgcgtgacagtgatatggatgcaacacttacgcagttatcagctgcttcaatgattcttttggcctcaattattaatctaacccatttgtcacggcttctggcgaccacagcgcaggcgtggaagtctggcttacatctgcaatttctacaatgaattgccaagtggccctccctcccattgttcactttgttattgtgttgcctcagcctgtcattcaggcactgctctgtttggcccacgtactttttaccacaatctaaaggaatctcataaacaactcctgcctgacattctacgtatttgttatcgtgtttagtagcacaggccggtgccttgcgggaataagggttggtcattcgacagagcttagagagcttgcacggggcagaaaacacaacatttacgttagctcgctttgcaatctttttcaaattatgtgaCATACACATAACTActacatacaccgcatgtcacataatttgaaaaagattgcaaagcgagctaacgtaaatgttgtgttttctgccccgtgcaagctctctaagctctgtcgaatgaccaacccttattcccgcaaggcaccggcctgtgctactaaacacgataacaaatacgtagaatgtcaggcaggagttgtttatgagattcctttagattgtggtaaaaagtacgtgggccaaacagagcagtgcctgaatgacaggctgaggcaacacaataacaaagtgaacaatgggagggagggccacttggcaattcattgtagaaattgcagatgtaagccagacttccacgcctgcgctgtggtcgccagaagccgtgacaaatgggttagattaataattgaggccaaaagaatcattgaagcagctgataactgcgtaagtgttgcatccatatcactgtcacgcaaagaactgttctacctaaacgcgaatgcgccctgagaaactgtgattacgctcctagtataaatcagtggcgtttttttctgaataaacattgttggaagtggcgccctgtgtgtgtgtgtttcttctttgtcctccgtctttttagcgccttcacttcagaaatcgtAATTCTGTTTCTGGGGTTCTtccccttttttattttattcactaGCCCTTCAAAAATTTACACAACAAGAGATATTGGATAACCGTCGTCCTCTAGACGATTAAGCTGTTGCGAAAATATCAGATTGGTGAGGTGGCCGATGGCACGACTTTGCAAGTGCGGAACCTAGACATGTCATAGCAATGCCTCTTCACAATAGTTTTGAATGTGCCGACGCATATGGTTTAGAATTGGTTTGCTTGTCCTGGGGTTAGATTGCCAACAAATATGTTGTGCTGTTATTCTTGAGTGTAGATTTAAATTTTGAATTTCTAAATTTACTGGCAGTTCATCAGTAAATCTGAGACCCATTCCTTCTTCACGAAAGGCTGCGAGATTAACGCCAATATCTTTGGAACTTCTTTGAGAACGGACAGCTACCAAATAGTCATCAGCAAATCCGCGGCACAAAACCATTGTTCCCCCCAAGACGCTCTCGAGCACCTGGTCGACACTGCCGTGAAAGATCTTGCCAAGATTAGGTATGACCTTAGAGCCAAAGCAGACATCCTGCATCTAAATTATAACATCGTTATCTCAGATAACGAACGTGGAATTAAGACTAATATCCAAGTGTTCGAGCAATGACTGAACCGGGACTCCACTCTCATTCATAGAATAACTCGTCTTTATCCATAATGAAATCTTCATCCTCATCAACTGTTTTCTAGGAAGGGAACAATATAAATATGTGATATCAACACTGAAGGCTCTGCATGCTGTATACGCGCCTTCTTGGACAAAAACCGAACGGCTTCTGAGCTTTTTACTCTGAATGTGTTTTCTACCTGGAGGCCTGTTAAGTTTTTGTGAAGATAACCAGAGACTACGTCTAGCAAAGTGTTTCTCTCAGACACAATTGCGCATAAAGGTTGCTCACGCTTATGGGCTCTTATCACGAAGATAACCTCAAAGTTCAACTCCTGACTTTTCATTTCGGTACTACATAGATGCCCAAGGTTCAACTCCAGCAACAATTTCTTTGCTTGATCTTATACTTTTAAGGTTCAGTGTGTGTCTTCTTGACGTTTCTTGTCAAAGTGGTTCAGGCTTTTTCAGAAAACCACCCTTCGGTTAGGAGGACGAAGTACCAGGCCTTATGAGAAGTCAAAACTTTCACTTCGTCATCTCTTAAAAATTGCACATGGGGTTGGATCTTTGCACTCTGCCATTCCGGTTTCCATGAGATTTGACGAACACTTCAACGCCCTGAGAAATGCGCCTGAATTTTCGATCTACTTCTACATCCCTGGACGCTGATCTAATGGCGGCTATCTTACTGACTGGGTGTAGGCAAGGTTCTAGGCATACCTTTGGACGTAATTTCGGAATGTTCATGTGCTTATCTGGAACTACAATATGAGTCAGATTCAGCACTTTGGTGTGGGTTTCGGTTTCTTCTCCTTGGGGTTAGGTTGCACCGGCCTTTGCTACAGAGGAACTCCTGCTAATACTGGCTTGTCCTAGACCACTCGTGGTATCGACGGCACTCTCGTTGTCTTAATTTCATGAAACCGCAAACGGACTTGAGGCAGTCTCGTAGCATCCTGGCTTGGCTCATCCACTCTGACTGCAAGATCTTGCAGATCCTTCTCGTGTGGCCAACCGTGCGGCAAGAAATTCTGTACAGAACCATAACTTCTTCTGAACACGTGCCATGGCGAAGAGGCCAAGACGCTTCCCTTGTACCTTTTGGCAAATTGGACGTCTTGCACGAAATTGCACGAAGCGCGAAATTTTCCGCCCCACGGTGGGTCAGCTTGCAGTCCGATTAAATGAGCCAGGTCAAGATACTGCGAGACTGCCTCATGTCCGTTTGCGGTGTTATGAACCTGGTGCCCCGTCTATGTAGTAAAGTAAATAAAAGTCATGGGTTGAACCTTGAGCTTTTCTTTAAGACAAAAAAGCATAAACCTCAGCAACCTTTAGGGACAATTTTGTCAGTGAGAAAGGGCAACACATAGTATCTTGTTATCTTCAGAAGAACTTAATATGGCTCCCGGCAGAAACCCCATTCAAAGTAAAAAATTCAGAAGTTCGCTTCTTTTTCACGAAGGGGTGTATCCAACGTTGCACAGACTTCACGATTGACGTCACAGATTTATATTATTCCCTTTCTAGAAATCAGCTGATGCAGACAATCAAAGCTGCATCATGGATAACGATCTGCTGAAGCTTAGGGGTGAGAGTGACGTCCCGGTTCAGTCATTTCTCGAACtattgttttttttctatttaaattCCGCGTTCATTATGTGTGATAACGAAGTAACGAGTCAGAAGCAGGAGGTCTCCATCGGCTCTCAGGTCGCACCAATTCTTAGCAAGATCTTTCTCGCCAGCGTTGACCGGACACTCGAGAACGTGTCCGCAGGAACAATGATTAAGTGCTTTAGATTTGTTGATGACTACTTAGTAGTTATGtacgcagaaagaagttccaaAGATATTGGCGTTATTCTTACTGCCTTTGATGAAGAAGGAATGGGTCATACATTTACTCATGAACTGCAGATAAGTAATGAAATTTAATTTTTGGATTTACAGATAATATTAACAGCCCAACACATATTTGTTGGCAATATAACCCCAGGACAAGAAAACCAATACTAAACTACGCGTCGGCACTCTCAAAACTAGTGAAAAGAGGCAATGCTCAGCAATGCCATCACGTCGCCAATCTGAGCTTTTTCAAACAGCTTAATCGGCTAGAAAAGGCCAGTTTTCCAATATCTATCGTCGTATCACTATATGAAGGGCTggtgaagaaaatagaaaaaaaaggggagCACTTCAGTAACGGATCAAAACGGTAAAAGAGTGCGCAGCCGTCCCTTATGTGCATCAAATGGGGCATGcgttaaaaaagacagccatgaaatatggtgttcaaATCATCTTTTCAGCTAAAAACTCGTTAGACAAAATTTGCAATTGCgtcaatagacctaaacaggcgtccaagACCGCGTGCCGCGTCAAACACAcggggcagcttgtggcatgGTCGGTGGGAGTGGTCTACGTTATTAATCTTTCGTGCAGCAAGAAGTACTTTGGGCAGACCGGACACTGCCTTAACATCCACCTTAAGGAGTACCAAGGTGCGACCAGGAATGGAACAGGCTCGAATTTGGCTGCGTATTGTTGAAGTTGCCCTggcaaatttattttatttatttatttatttattcatttatttatttatttatttaaaaattgagaaatgggtaacaaacgaacttcggcaggtaacaaattccactgttcaatcatgcaGGGGAAAAAAGTGTATTTGAAAGggttagtgcgtggatggagtggtctgatattagaggcatgataagtTCTGGTTGCAGTCGGGCAAGCAGACATTAAAATggagggatctgataggtgacaaagagagttctcATAcgaatagaaaatcttcagagattctATGTGCCCCCGTCTAGAAAGAAACAGGAGGATTCATTCCGcaagagcagctgacggtgaaatgtctcggtcgaagcgacggtaaacaaaacgaatagccttcctctgcaccgactcaatacaattaatttcacattgtttatacGGGCTCCATACGGAgaaagcatattctaaaattgggcgaatcagtgtttCAGCAGATAACgtccggcggatgtaaccaagtttttttaacgctttactacaaatgtaatctatatgtttagaccaagacaaggtgggtgtaaaaatgacgcctaaatatttgtattgaaaaccTCTTGTTAGTGGTACTTCGTTGCCTATATAATCATAACATAAGGGCATGTGTCTGTTAGCAAAAGACATAagttttatcaaaatttatgCTCATTTTCCAAGTAGCACACCAGTCACAATACAAAACAAAGTCATCTTTAAGGCGCTGAAgatcagcgagtgagtcaactgggctgtacataacacatCTGCATAGAGCCGTATCtttgaagtaacatggtctggaaggtcattaataaacaataagaatagtagacGGCTAAGTACGTATCACTGTGGGACTGCTGAGGTGACGTGGACTGAGGACGAATCCGCAGAATCATTgcatacgaattgggaacgcaaagaaagaaaactggaaatccaagacactaactgagagttatttagaatattatggagtttcaaaaACAATTTAGAGTGTAGTACTGTGTCGAAAGCTTTCCTAAAGTaaatgaaaatggtgtcaatctgattaccGAAGTCGATATAATGGGAAATGTCACGAGTGAAGTCAGTAAGTTgggttacagtactaaaaccGCCCCTGAAGCCGTGCTGAAAGCTATTCAATAGGTTATTATGCTCAAGGAACACtattatatgcttatagatta
The sequence above is drawn from the Dermacentor andersoni chromosome 7, qqDerAnde1_hic_scaffold, whole genome shotgun sequence genome and encodes:
- the LOC129385630 gene encoding uncharacterized protein; amino-acid sequence: MNDRLQDYLARFKINVIATDASSCEEKAGVGIYSPSLNWSFSLRLPDYTSVFHAELLAIVLALRKLPIHITRVIIVTDSLSVCSALTASTKSPTGNTFYSLAPPHLSLVHIVWVPGHRDIDINEKADSLARASLAGPVLFVLPATAHITAARYRRFSLSEDEKALSLAKSSDFLQLNYSWNRQWCPNRKFEVSLTRLRCRIPSLNFYLHRCGLAVSPLCYLCVRSDKRKRRKRTRKKEWSGHVEPPSWRRGARREGRGGRAQRSRRRRPEIASLGSAPGPRGTHRRPARVPGSASRCPTSPELPLARTYLPGHVSVCAAERRRTEADYSQSPSHPEN